Genomic DNA from Haloplanus aerogenes:
GATCGCCGACGAAATCGATCTGCAGGGGCCGTTCCTCGCAAGAATGGATGGCCTTATCGCTGCTGTCGGCCGAGAACTGAACGCGTCCGTCGTCTCGGACGACCGCGACCTCACGCACCCCGAGACGAAGCAGGCCGTCGACATCGAAGAGTATCGCAACTAACCGAACCCGCCAAACCGACCGAACCGCACCTTATCCCACCGTCCGACGGCGTGAATCGGAAGTGACGGCTCGTCGTCCCCAGTGACACCCATCTACCCTTCGACTGTTACGACTACCCGCTGTCCGGACCGCGTGAGGGGCATCACTCTCGAGGGCCACAAGACGTTTCGGTCCACCGATCCAACTCCCGCCCGTGACTGAGTCTTCAGACAGCGATAGCGACGCGGCTGAAAGCGAGACTCCCCGCGGCGCACCGAAACCGAAAGAACTCGAAGACCGCGAGAACGAGAGGGACGACGAGAGCGAGATCCCGCCAGAGGCCCGCGACCAAGAGGGGAAGTACGACAACGAGTACGGTGAGGCACGGGAGATCGCGAACCCGGACCAGCACCGCGACGAAGAGGAGTACGACTAGCGAGACGGGTGGTGACGTCCCGTTACTGCCGTTCGAACCGGTGGAGAACGATCTCCGAACTGTCGTCCCACTCGAAGTTGTCGTGGGCGCGCTCCAGAATCCCCTTGTAGTGGTCCAGATCCCGTGCCCCCTCGGCGCGGGCGTCGGCGTCGGTCATGTCGCCGAGCGTTCGCTCGGTCACCTCGACGACTTCGAAGGTCGTCCCCTCGACGTCGAAGGTGTCGCCTTCGTCGGCGTACTGCTGGCCGCGGTGGATCTGGGTCACGTCGCCGTCGAGTGCCTGCTGGCGCATGCGGTCGTTCGGGAGGAGCGTCCCGGGGTCGATGTGAGCCATACACGAGGGTAGGACCGAAGCGTGAAAAGCGGTCGGTGACGGCCCTCGACGGCCGACGAACCACCACTTCTGGGGCCGCAGTGTGCGCGAATCGACAGTGTGTTCGACGAACTCCGCGACCCACGCGAGCAAGTACGCCTGCTGACGCCGTTCGGACCGTGTCCGAGAGAACAAGAGTGAAAGAAATGGGGCAGAATGGAGATATAGTTTTACGAACTAGCAATTAATTATTCTATAGCCGACCGAACAGCCTCAAAATATTTAACTTAGTGGTCGCATGGTAATGTATGGTCGAACAACGAGAACGGTCGACGGTCGCATCACACACCGAGTACGTACGCTCCCGGTTCCAGTGTGTCAGGTGTGGCATGAGCGTCCCGGTCGATTCGGAGCGGGGCGGCCAGCGAGTATGCGGTCGCTGTGCTCACTAATGGACGCGACAGTGCCGGCCATCGCGGGACTACGTGATCGGCCGGAGTTCGAACTGGAGTGTCTCTACGACGATCCGTCGAGCCCGTCGGAGTTGACGATCTTTTCGCCGGAGACCCGTCGACTCGCGACGGAATGGCTGACCATCGACCGCTCGATGGCGGTCCGACTCGATCGGATGCGGTAGCTCAGCGGATTGTCAAAGGTCATCAAGCTTCTCGGCGGGATCGTTCAGCGGGAATCTATCGACGGTTGATAAGCCCGATCACTCCTCGTCGGGGAACACGAATCCGTCCTCGTCGTCCGAAGACCAGACGCTCGACACTGCCGTCGGCTCGATCGGCACCTCTTTTCGGTTCCCCATCGCCCCGATCTCTCGGGTCGGGAAGTCGTCGTCGGGGGCCGAGATCGTGATCTCGGAGTGGGCGAACAGGTACTCGGGCGTGATGCAGATATCGCCCGAGAGATCGCCGCGGATCACGCCCTTCCCGTCGGTGAACGTAAGCGCACGCTGATACTCCCGTTTACACGCCGGACACGTACCGCCGTTCGGCTGTCCCTCCGCGTCGCCAGCCATGATACGCTCGTCTGAATCGGTCATACTGCTACCAGCAACGTAGAGGAGCATATCGTTTGTGACCCGACCGCCGCCGAGTGGCGTTGCCACTGGTGGCGTGAAAGAAAGAAAAAACCGCTTTCGGCGGTCAGTCGTGGTTCGTCGGACGATCGTAACCGTCGATCGAGCCGCACGAAGCGACTCGATCGTGGCTCACGATCGACCGATTAGTTGTCGCGCCGAGCGGCCAGCAGCGCAGCCGCGATGAGCGCGATGACCGCGACGATGGCACCGAAGCCGGGGCCGCCGCCCTCAGTGGGCGTCGGCGTGGCCGTCGCCGTCGGTTCCGGCGTCGGTTCCGGCGTCGGTTCCGGCGTCGGTTCCGGCGTCGGCTCAGGCGTCGGTTCCGGCGTCGCGGTGTCCGTCGGCGTCGGCCGGTCGGTTGCCGTCGGTTCCGGCGTCGCCGTCTGGACGTTCTGGACGATCTCTACCTCGACCGTGTCCGAGTTGTAGGAGTCGTCCGCCTCGAGCGTGTACGTGCCCGTCTGCACGTCCTCGAGTTCGAGCGACACCATGTACTGACCGTTGTAGCCCCACTCCTCAGTGGTTGCGAGGGCGACGGAGTCACCCTCCTGCGTCAGCAGTTCCACGGTAATCGAGTTGTCGTCCGGACGCAGGTTCGTGCGGCCTTCGACGACCAGCGTGTCGTCGACGCCCACGGGGTTCACACCGGAGGCTTCCATGCCGTCGGGGTAAACCGAACCGATCGTCGTCCGGGAGTCAGCGAGGCGGAACTGCTGCGTGACCATGCGGTCGTCGCTCGCGACAGCCTCGGTCGTCTGGTCCAGGAGTCGCGCACGGACCTGGTTGCCAGTCAGCGAGTCACTGTCGAGACGGCCAGCGAGGGCCTGGAGACGCGAGTACGCGTCACCAGAGCCGCTCAGGCCTTCACCGAACTGATCGTCGCGGCCGGCGGTCATCGCGTGCGCACTGACCTGACCTTCGACGAGGTCGCTACCAACGTTGAGGTCCTCTTCCTCGAACGTGTTGTCGTCGTCGACGGAGAGGTCAGTGTAGTGGACGTTACCGCGCTCGTCGATGAAGATGAACGCCACGGTCTGGGAGCCCAGCGCCGTGCCGGTCACGTTCACCACGCGGTCGTCGGTGGAGACCTGCCCACCGATCGTCTGGATGTTGGCGTCCAGTTCCGTGTCGGTGACGCGCAGCGACTTCTGGCTGCTCGTCCCCGTGTTGAACGTGGAGACGTTCACGTCGGAGTCGATGCTGCCCGTCCCACCGACGTCGGCCGTGTCGATCACGCCGAAGCGGTACGTACCGGGCTGGGAGAGGAGGTCGTTCCCGTCACCGTCGCCGGCGGAGAGAACGAGGTCCTCCTTCTCGAACGTGTTGTCTGCGTCGACGTTCAGCGAGGTCTGAGTGATACCGTTGTCACTCCGTCCGTCGAGGTCGACGAGCTGGTAGTCGCCCTGGCGGCGGACGTAGAAGGCAACGTCGTCGATACCTTCCGACGCCGTACCGTTCAGGTCGACTTCGCTACCGACAACGTACGTGTTGCCGGGCTGGTTGATCTCGACGTCACCCTGCTCGACCGTGAGCGAGGGATCGTCCTCGAGGCGGCTCGAGATGGCTGCGCCGTCGATGGCGGAGCCAGTCGGCGCAGTCGAGTTCTGTGCGTAGAGGTTGACGTCGACACTGCTGTCGTCGAGGTTGGTCGTGTCGATCTGACCGATGCCGACACCCGTGTCGTCGTCAATCTCGACGACTGCGTAGGCGTAGCCGCCGTTCGTAAGTCGGGAGCCCTTCGAGACAACATCTCCGACGTTCCGGAAGATGCTGTTGTTCGCGGTCGAGGACTGGGTCTGCGAGCGGAACTCGTCGGACTCGATGGTGACGACGTGGAAGTCGCCAGCGTTCGAGCCGCGGATCCTGAA
This window encodes:
- a CDS encoding ASCH domain-containing protein; its protein translation is MAHIDPGTLLPNDRMRQQALDGDVTQIHRGQQYADEGDTFDVEGTTFEVVEVTERTLGDMTDADARAEGARDLDHYKGILERAHDNFEWDDSSEIVLHRFERQ
- the csg gene encoding HVO_2072 family ArtA-dependent S-layer glycoprotein → MNNTSVSNGDIVVGIDNVNTTTTDLSNQTSVSIDATVDVASGISTGSRTLDIDTATSGNVGSASFNINDAGGGADNRAANADGTGDFDTADGEGYVFDGATVFQGESGLQLGGSLSNGIVKTAGNAEGVPLEVPDVPQDQATGRYTTDGASGSDGVTVQRPRVTTLDVENAQGADIAGGSVPQGDDNEGSGELTVVGSWNYEDAEDLEVTVENDDGLDVTGDAITGNDDPGGTSDPATRTASDVGKMGAGSNEVNWDLDLSDLNTGTFTITLAGTDDLDFGEASQSTTVTVTGDDDVSLDLDSSRVTRGEDVTFRIRGSNAGDFHVVTIESDEFRSQTQSSTANNSIFRNVGDVVSKGSRLTNGGYAYAVVEIDDDTGVGIGQIDTTNLDDSSVDVNLYAQNSTAPTGSAIDGAAISSRLEDDPSLTVEQGDVEINQPGNTYVVGSEVDLNGTASEGIDDVAFYVRRQGDYQLVDLDGRSDNGITQTSLNVDADNTFEKEDLVLSAGDGDGNDLLSQPGTYRFGVIDTADVGGTGSIDSDVNVSTFNTGTSSQKSLRVTDTELDANIQTIGGQVSTDDRVVNVTGTALGSQTVAFIFIDERGNVHYTDLSVDDDNTFEEEDLNVGSDLVEGQVSAHAMTAGRDDQFGEGLSGSGDAYSRLQALAGRLDSDSLTGNQVRARLLDQTTEAVASDDRMVTQQFRLADSRTTIGSVYPDGMEASGVNPVGVDDTLVVEGRTNLRPDDNSITVELLTQEGDSVALATTEEWGYNGQYMVSLELEDVQTGTYTLEADDSYNSDTVEVEIVQNVQTATPEPTATDRPTPTDTATPEPTPEPTPEPTPEPTPEPTPEPTATATPTPTEGGGPGFGAIVAVIALIAAALLAARRDN